The nucleotide sequence cttcctcacgtccagtctgaatctccccacctccagcttcattccattccccctagtcctatcactacctgatatcctgagaagtccctccccagccttcttgtaggcccccttcagatactggaaggccacaataaggtcacctcagagccttctcttctccagactgaacagccccaactctttcagtctgtcctcttcGCCTCCAGACTTCTCCGGTAGCACTGTGTGCAGTCATCAAGAAAGATAACCAAACTTGGAATAAGGGCTGAGAGGGAAATCCAGAGAGTATAGTTGAAACTAAAAGAtttgggcttgcttagcctgatTAAAGGAAAGCTGAGTGGAGATAGTGTCACTGTTAACAACAGAAAGGATGATTAAAAGACACTCCTTAAGCTAAAGGAAAACAGTGGCTAATGGAAAAGTGGTCATAAACTGGGAGGAAACAAAAGGAAGCAGGTAatataaatacataaacaaTAGAGAAAAGATTCCTGGGTAGTTGGAGAATAAGGCTGGGGACAAAAAAACCTAACACTAACTGCTTCTGTGGTCTCCTTTGATCACAAAATCTCCAAAGCAATCGCTTTGGGTTGGATTCAGTGCCAACTTTTCCCAACATTAATCATGTAAATTAACCTACCTTGAGAAATCTCCTGGTGGGGCACCCTGGAGAATCACTCTTCTCATGTTAGTGTCAAGGGTGTGAAAGCtctccagctccatcagctgaaTGTGCAGAAtggcatctctctctctctctttatctctCTCTGTCTGCTCCAGGTACCTGGAGTATTACAAAAGCCCAATGGAGCAGATGCACGAGCGCTGTGAAAACTACCCTCCCTGTGACTATCTCTCTGACCAAATAGGATTTTACACAGCCTACAATCGGTTCTTTGGGAGATACTAAGAATGAGATGGTCACTTCTTTCACTCTGAGCCCCTCAGGAGAAAGAAGGCtgtgggctggaaggaaggaaggaaggaagaaaaccatGTAGACTGGGGCTGCCTTCTGATTTCCCCCTGTGCAGCTGGAACTGCAAGGCAATAATTATCCAAGCTGTTGAGCTCGTGTTAGCTGTCTTCCTTTCCTCAAAAACATTTATCTTCAGTCATATTTTGTGGTATTTTGAGCTTCACCAGAAGTGATTGAGGAGACTGTCTTATGTCTTTCCACTTGAAACCCCTTGAAGCAGCAGATGAAAAGAAACTGTGATTCATCTGAAGAAAATCAGTGCATGCCTTAGAGACACACCAAGACCTTTTGTCCTCTGCTACAAAATGCAGAGTGTTTGTAAGAGGAGGATGTCACAACATGTGTAAATAACAACGTTGATGGATCTCGTTGTGGGGGTGCTCACCAGGAAGAAGGCAGAAGAGCTGCCTCCTGTTGCAGTAACTGGGAAAGCTCAGTACTTTCAGGTAGCACAATCACTCTAAATATGTGACAGTGTAGGATCATTTTGCAAAGGTAGGGGGCGTGGAAATACTCTCACATCGCCAGAAATCAGCTTCTAGAACACTCTTCTGACTATTCTGCCACAAAATTTGCTCTGTAGAGCAACAGGAGATAAATCCCCAGAGGGGTTTTTAAGGAGTCCTCTTAGATGAGCCCTTCCGTTTGTGCTCTGCCTTCAGGGACTACAAAAAGTGACCTGGAAATCTCTGGGGTTTTGTTACAGTTTTCTGGTGAAACTGAATATACCTAAGCAAAATTAAAAATAGCCTCTTCCTGTCTGATATTTCAGCATTTATGCTTGAAGTAAAACATGCtccaaagaaagcaaagcaataaaaagcaataaacTTTATGAAATAAAGAAAACTGATATCAGTTCAAGGATGGATTGAAACTGGGTCAGCATTTGGTTTGTTCAAAGCACTCTGTGTCTCTCTCATACATATATGTGTCTGTGTTTATAAACATatcctcttccctctgcactgctTCATTTTGTCCTGTGGTAGGGATATTATACCTCAGCAACTTtctgcacagcctcccttgATGTGCTCTGTCAGCTTTCCTCCCCTGAGAGGGAGATGGCAGATCCCATCTCCAAGGACAGGGACTGCTGACcctcaggagactgagagagtcCAAATCTCTCTGGTTACATCAAAGCTGGTGCAGCTATCCACAGCTGCTGACTGCAATAAATACTGCTTATGCAAAGCGGGTTGGcatgctgcttctttctgttCCTCTGTAAAACTTCTATCTCTGGTTAGGGATGTTCAGAAGATAAAGCCTGCTCCTATGGAACCTGAAGAGCAAAATCCAGATGTGTGAggcttccttctcccctcctgtgCCACAGTGTCTATCAGAAGTGACTGCACTGAAATTTAGGTCACGATGGCAGCGAGGGAGAGGAAGGGTAGGCTTTTTCCAGTTCACCATCTACTGAGTTCAGCATTTCTCTGAAAGAACACTGGGTAAGTCCACAGAGAGGGCTGCCAGAGTGAGTGTGAGCATCTTGTGTTTGGCAAGCTGCTATGACTTGCCCCAGCTATGCTGACCTTGGCCGAGGAGAGAAGGTACAGTTAATAAGCACCTCCGCTTGTCTTGGTTAAACACCTGGCACTGCTTCCTTTATTGGCATAAACTGATGGGGACTTCACTGCTTACAGCCAAACCCTGGCACTACCTAGTGAAAATGAACAAAGTGCTCACTGAAAGCAGGTAAAATTTTGCTGGAAAAATAGAGGGATCAGTGAAATCCTAGTGTCTTCTGTACTAACAAGTCAGGAGGGCTTGTTGTACAGTTttgtccacacacacacacacacatactgcAGAAAATCAAGCTTGTCCAAATAACCATTTCTTCTGTTggcttgggatttttttctccccctttcagTATTTGTTAACCATTTTTTTGTCCAGGGAAGTTGCACACAAAGGCCTCGAGCATATTACCTGCTCTGTGTCACCCGATCTCTATATGGGCTGAAGTCAGCACCACCTTTGGGGATCTGAGCACACAAACTGCGTTACAAAGTTACTGCTGGCTACGGAGGAGCCCGATTTTTGCCTGCTTACTGGCGAGTTAAGTCCTACTGCAAATCCTCTCTTGCCATCTTGTGGCCACCGTATTTATTGCAGTTATTGCTTTTGGAGCGTTTGAAAATGCAGAGCCGGCGTTCTTCCTCATTCGCTTCATACTACAGCATCCACTAGGAGTCCAGAGGAGAAAAATAGGGACAAAATCTGCAGCTGGATTGTACGCAGCTGAAATGACCTTTCACAGGGGTTATTTATCCTGATTGTCAAGTTCCCACCGGGACCTATTCCAGTTTAGCTCCTTTTTATCTCTACACAACCAGGAGAGAAGATGCCTCTGAATAAATTCAGAAGCCTATCTGCAGACTCACTTTTAGCAGTCGAAAAACCACTTTCTGAAATACAATCCAAGAACATAAAGCAATTACAAGAAGAAGTAGCTAAGCTGCATTTATCCCTTTACATCACCCTTCATGTCATCATCTCATATCACCAGTGGATGCAGACACTGTCAGCAGCATTAGCTGGTGCAGAGTTACAGATCACTTTGAAAGCAGCTCAGTACAAAACCTTTTGTCCTCTCTAACCTTATTTCAGCAGCAATCAGCAAAAGCTCTCTGTCCACCAAATCCAAGCAGCTACACAaatgtctcttttcccaggtaaTCCCACCACAAGTGTTCCCCTCACCTAGCCTATCACACCTACCTCACACACCATTGTCCAGCAGGCAGTGGGAAATGGATTTCACTTCTGTATAGTCAGAACAAGGCCCTGACACTTCCTTTTGGCTCttcttttgtggttgtttttttggctgTCAGAGGCCATGGGGCTTTGCAGATGAGTAACTCACTAACCTTTATTGAGAGGGCTGACTAGAAAGCAGTTGCTAGAGAGGGGTTAGTTCCACTATAGAATCTGTGTTTACACAGAGGGCTGACTGGAAAGCAGTTGCTAGAGAGGGGTTAATTCCACTACAGAATCTGTGTTTACACTCTCATTCTGAGTGCACCCAATGTAAACAGTTCGAATGTGCCACTCTTCAGTGATGTAAGGGTACGATTGGCAGCAGATTAttggaaacaggagggagcTAAGGAGGATCAGGACAGTTACCTTATCTCTGCTTCCAGATGGGATTCTGACCTACTCTGCATTTCTGTGTTGGCTTTATCAGAGCTCTGCACTTCTTTAAAAGGGGTTTTTTAAGCTCTTGATCAGGGACTGCTCTCCACCTCATCTTGATACATCACTCCTCAGGAGAGAGCTGTCTTGTACTTCTCCAAGCAAGgactttcttcctttttgcagGAAAAAGGATAACACCTGGAATTAAGAGAACTATCAAGGTGAAGGACACCTACATCAGCTGGCACTGGTGCAATCAGACCTCTCCTTAGGGATTGTGGCCATGCTTCTACCAGCAAATTATCTGTTTGGATTGATTAACGACTTACAAGTTGACGGAAGAATCTGGTGAATGATCTTTGGCTGAAGAATTGCCACCAAAGCCTGCGTGCAGATTACACACTGCAAAATTTCCAAttcaagagaaaagggaaacagctgTAAATAACCTCTGCTTAAGCAACATATTCTTTACAGTGTCTTGGGTGGACACTAGGATGCCAGTGCTGGCCAGCCTTCTATTGCTGATCTCCTCACAAATGCTGCTAGAAGGGGTAAACatggtttttcttctcttctcttctcttctcttctcttctcttctcttctcttctcttctcttctcttctcttctcttctcttctcttctcttctcttctcttctcttctcttctcttctcttctcttctcttctcttctcttctcttctcttctcttctcttctcttctcttctctcttctttttcttttcttcccttttccttttccttttccttttccttttccttttccttttccttttccttttccttttccttttccttttccttttccttttccttttccttttcctttcattttgtgtttgttgttctctttgcctttctccttctccgTCTCTTTTTCTGTCTGAGAGATGTGAcaagacaggaggaggaaattcaCCTCTGATCAGGCTGCTCTAGCACATTGCTTTGCTTATTCTTCCCCTCTTTAAAACCACTTAGTAATCATGAGCACAGTATTGACGGAAATGGACCATGTgttcctgccagctctcttggaGTTTTTAATGAAACTGGTCCACATCAAATATGAACTCAGGCATCTTGGCTGGCATTTGCCTGAGGTGGGGCTTGGACAATAACACAGGGTTGCTCAGGAAGACCTTGTCAAAGATTCCTGTTTCCTGCTCTTGCTCTGCCAGTAATGTCAGAGGCAAGAAGAGCCAGGTAGAAACTTGGCTTGTATCCACAGTGATACACAGAAAAATCACACTCTGATGCTAATCTTAATTTGCTTTAATGTTGCAGGCTGCATCCCACTTCATGATGGATATGGCTCTGCATTCCTTTGATGACCAGTATctggggtgcagagagcaggTGATGGATGAACTGGAGCGAGGAGACTACTTCCAAAAGGAAATAGCTGCTAACAAGGACTATTTGAGTCTCTGGAAGAAGGCTCAGGAGGCTTTGCTAAAGAGCCCTGTAGGTCTCCTAAGAGAGATGCATGAGAGCCATGCCATAGTCCTCATGGCATACACCATGAACTCTTCCCTGCATTCTCAGCTGAACTGGGCCACTGCTACAggaggaagctctccagagcactACAGACACAACTTCAGTTTCAAATATTTTCACTTTTACCTAACAACTGCCATTCAGATAATGaagcagtggcagagcagcaaagaaagCACAGGGAAACCCAAGTGCTACCGGGTGCACAGAGGGGTAAAAGACTTATACATCGAGGCCATGGTGGGCAACAGGGTGCGGTTTGGCCGTTTCACTTCTACCTCTCTCCTCTGGAATGAAGCCCAGAAGTTTGGGAATGAAACTTTGTTCACAGTGACCacttgcctgggagcagctgtgcaAGGTTTTTCTTACTACAGATCTGAGAAGGAAGTCCTCATTCCCCCTTATGAGACCTTCCTTGTCAAAAGCTTCTTTCAGACGCAGCACGGTAACCGGATGCACCTGCATTCTGTGGGCGACTACAGCAAGTACCACTGCCAGCTGGTGGAAGGTATTGTATTCAGCCTTTCATGCAGGGAGGACACAGGACAGTCTGGTCTCAAGTGCCCTAAGCAGCCCTCACCAGCTACACCTACATGAGGCCACACTCAAGGCCAAATCTGTGGCTTGCTTGTTGTGTTTGCTTACAAGAAGTAATGTTTCATCTACTTGTCATGAAACAGCACCCCAAAGCTCACTAAAAGTGAACCCACCTGGTACACAGCAGGTCCCATGGCTCTTTGCAGACTCAATTTATCCTGCCATTGCAAGGATGTCATGTGGGTCCCCATCATTCCTACTGCAAGGGCAGATGAGCTCTGTATGTTGCTTGAATTCAGGTATTTATTCTGGTGGCTTGCAAGGCTACTACACTTCAAGCTTCAGGACAAAACTGCTGCTGCCTTAGTTGTGTTCCCTCCTGtggcagaagagagaaaagatatTCTTTGTCAAAACACGCCCTGTGAGTTTCCTGGCTATAGAAatagctctgtgctggaagaCCTCACTGGATCTGTTCCACATCCCTGTCCTTCTGTGAGTTCACCAATACAGGACTCTTGCTTTTGTCTCTCCAAAGAATATTGTGTCAGTGCAACCTTTGAGCACAAAATAATTACTTCAGGAATGAGTCTGTGTCTGGACTTAAGCCACAGTAGCAAGTAGACTTGAGGAAATGGCTTTCCTGGGAAAAGTCTGTGTTAGCAAGTGCAGGAAGCTTTAGCCAGTGAAAGACATCTAAATGACTGCTCTCTTGACTTTCTTTCAGCTTCAAGAAGCAAGAATGCTGGTTCTACTGCCCTCACCTCTTCTGCTCTTGTAGTTGGAGTTTTCATGTGCTTGGTCTGCAAGAACTGATTCTCTGGCTGCATCCAGATATACAAGCTTGGAGAGAAGAAGAATTCACAGGAAATCAGTCTCTGGAGCTCCAGTTGTGGCAGAAGGTTCAACCCTCCCTTTGCTTTCAGCAGAATCTCGCCATCTGAGTCTCGAACATTCAGCCTAGTTTATCAAGACATTCTCTGCAGATATTAAGGTAGGAGGGCAGTTATCTATGGCCTTTCTGGAGAGTAGGGAAGTGGCACCCTTCACTGTGGGCAGTTGTGCCCTTTGGCATTCAGGAAAGACACACATGGACTCTGGACTATTTAGAGATCTCTTAGTATCTTTATTTTTAGTGAGAAAGAGTCTGTCTGTGAGATACAAAAGACACAATGGTGGTAAAGTCTGGTGGATAGCTGTGCAGCCTTGCATGTCTCCTTTAAGTGTAAGGTCCCAGGGGACAATAAAgtctgtgggtgctgcacagtgaTCTTTCCCTGCTGCATGACCCCATGGACCAAAAGCATAGATGTCTGTAATGGCAGAGGCCATCATCTAATAATCTAAATCACAGTAACATGTTCTGTCAAACTAGACTCCTGTCCCTGAATTCCTAAGGCATGCTTGCCCAGTTAGCTAAAACAAATTCAGTCCACAACTATTTTACTCTTAGCTTGTTTTCTATCTTTATTTCATGGTACTTTCTTGGTGCTCTTGGCTGACCAGTGATTTCAAGCAAGAAGTTGTCAGAACTTGATTTTGACCCCCACATGCTCAACAATACTAGGCCCAGATTccaaaagaagaaggagaagttcagaagcagctgctgcagagacttCTTGCATATGTCTTCAAATATTCCTAACTCTTTCCTGTGCAAGAATTACAGGAATCAATGGGGATTTTTCCTGCATCAGCCCACTGATGTCTCTTTCTGCAGATCAATTACTGTTGAGATGCAGACTTCAGCCATTTTAACAAAGGTTTGGAATCCTTCACAAGGTGGCTTCAGCACCATGAAAGTCTCCTCTAAGtagtcagctgctgcttttaggATTTTCTTTATGGATCTTTGTCCTTTCAGAACATTGATAGACTGTATGAAACTAAGAAACGAGGAGGAGTGATGTTCGAACTGCTGTGCTGTGTCACTTGAGGAGGAGCAGCCTTCTGTGGTACATGGGATCTCCTTTTGTCGCAGTATCTCCACAGGATAAGCATAGTCCATGAGAAGTTCTGATACTTGGAGGGATAAGGCAGGTGAACTCGATAAATGATGAAGAGCAGCCTCTATTGTGTCAGGAAAACCATGTTTCAGCATCACTGCAACAAGTACCCACACGATGCTTCCTACAATCCCTTTGTAATTCTCATACAGCTCCTTCACTGCCACGATCTGgtcctgcagggaggtggtggggccaGAAGTCTTATACAAACTGTGGGCGATGCTTTCCTGTACCTCCTTGTTTTTTGTTTCCATGGTGGTTTGCATCTCTTTCAGAGCACTGACCAGGAGCTGCAGATTCTCTTCAATGCTGAAGTGCTCTTTGACTGTCATGATGGGGAAGTTGGTGCCAAGATGCTGATTGAGGAGTCGGAACATTTTGTTGGTTGAAGAGACGTAGAAGTACACTAAGTCATGTAGATTGTGGCAGGTCCTAATCAGCCTGCCTTTATGACTCTTTGCACGGAGGCAGGGTGACATTTCTGGAGTGGGGGGACTGActctgaaaagcaaacagagaaaAATCCAGGGGAGTAAAACTGGAGAGGGGAATGAAACTGGACACATCTTCTGCTAGAATGTGACATTCCTGAAACCAGCTTTAGAAATTACCAACCCACCTGATCCTCCCTCCACCAAGATATTACGGTTAGAAGGGAACACAGAAAAAGCTCTTTGTCAGTCTTTGCAGGTGGCTTATCAGACAGGCCAGAAAAATATGGTGTAAACAGCTGCAAATATCGTTACTCTTATGGCTGTGGGAAGCATGTAACTTGAAAAGCAATAGAAGTGCTGTAAgtggtcattctgcccctgtactcagcattggtcaAGCCACaacttgagccctgtgtccagttctggggccctcagtttaggaaagatgttgagttgctggaaggtgtccagagaagggcaagaaagctggggaggggtttggagcacagccctgtgaggagaggctgagggagctggggtgcttagcctggaaaaggggagaccttattgctctctacaactacttgaagggaggctgtagccaggtgggggttggtctcttctcccaggcaaccagcaccagaacaagaggacacagtctcaagctgcaccaggggaggtttaggctggatattaggaagaaattcttcacagaaagagagattggccattggaatgggctgcccagggaggtggtggagtcaccatcactggaggtgtttaggaagagactggatgaggcacttggtgccatggtttagttaataagatggtattgggtgataggttggattcgatctcaaaggtcttttccaacctggtctggtctattctattctattc is from Dryobates pubescens isolate bDryPub1 chromosome 15, bDryPub1.pri, whole genome shotgun sequence and encodes:
- the LOC104298474 gene encoding uncharacterized protein LOC104298474 — protein: MSPCLRAKSHKGRLIRTCHNLHDLVYFYVSSTNKMFRLLNQHLGTNFPIMTVKEHFSIEENLQLLVSALKEMQTTMETKNKEVQESIAHSLYKTSGPTTSLQDQIVAVKELYENYKGIVGSIVWVLVAVMLKHGFPDTIEAALHHLSSSPALSLQVSELLMDYAYPVEILRQKEIPCTTEGCSSSSDTAQQFEHHSSSFLSFIQSINVLKGQRSIKKILKAAADYLEETFMVLKPPCEGFQTFVKMAEVCISTVIDLQKETSVG
- the ART4 gene encoding ecto-ADP-ribosyltransferase 4 — translated: MAARERKELPPKPACRLHTAKFPIQEKRETAVNNLCLSNIFFTVSWVDTRMPVLASLLLLISSQMLLEGAASHFMMDMALHSFDDQYLGCREQVMDELERGDYFQKEIAANKDYLSLWKKAQEALLKSPVGLLREMHESHAIVLMAYTMNSSLHSQLNWATATGGSSPEHYRHNFSFKYFHFYLTTAIQIMKQWQSSKESTGKPKCYRVHRGVKDLYIEAMVGNRVRFGRFTSTSLLWNEAQKFGNETLFTVTTCLGAAVQGFSYYRSEKEVLIPPYETFLVKSFFQTQHGNRMHLHSVGDYSKYHCQLVEASRSKNAGSTALTSSALVVGVFMCLVCKN